The Cuculus canorus isolate bCucCan1 chromosome 5, bCucCan1.pri, whole genome shotgun sequence genome window below encodes:
- the WEE1 gene encoding wee1-like protein kinase, with amino-acid sequence MSFLSLQPPPPRVSVRRTVAPIRQKLLFLSGHSDCEEEEDDEEEEEEEGGSSSSSCNSTCNSTGEDSAFQEADSPLSAARTPVRGGPPLREEEEEEEEMEPAAAPLPAEGDSWEEEGFGSSPVKSPGAYFTAGSPSPKGRRSCWRAAHPAVFRLRNEAPSSPLPDCPDTPPHKTFRKLRLFDTPHTPKSLLSKAQRIGSSSVKLRRGSLFMNVGKSEKQEDYIRQTPRVNINPFTPDSMFLHKSEGKCRRRKRTHWNDFSGDDMEASDGEPEDEFIRPAKRITITEINMKSRYATEFHELEKIGSGEFGSVFKCVKRLDGCIYAIKRSKKPLAGSVDEQNALREVYAHAVLGQHSHVVRYYSAWAEDDHMLIQNEYCNGGSLADAISENYRNMRYFTERELKDLLLQVARGLKYIHSMSLVHMDIKPSNIFISRTSVPSTASEEGDDDEWSSDRVIFKIGDLGHVTRVSSPQVEEGDSRFLANEVLQENYAHLPKADIFALALTVVCAAGAEPLPTNGDQWHEIRQGKLPRLPQVLSQELLDLLKVMINPDPEKRPSAVALVKHSVLLSTSRKSAEQLLIELNAEKLKNSLLQKELKKAQMAKAAAEERALLMGRMTTRSTRQNRPSRLIGKKTNRSVSLTIY; translated from the exons ATGAGCTTCCTCAGCCTGCaaccgccgccgccgcgcgtCTCAGTCCGCCGGACGGTGGCCCCGATCCGCCAGAAGCTGCTGTTCCTCAGCGGCCACAGTGactgtgaggaggaagaggacgacgaagaggaggaggaggaggaaggcggcagcagcagcagcagctgcaacagCACCTGCAACAGCACCGGCGAGGACTCGGCGTTCCAGGAGGCGGACTCGCCGCTCTCGGCCGCTCGCACCCCGGTGCGGGGCGGACCGCCcctgagagaggaggaggaagaggaggaggagatggagccgGCGGCCGCGCCGCTGCCGGCCGAGGGAGACTcgtgggaggaggagggcttCGGTTCCTCCCCCGTGAAATCGCCCGGCGCCTACTTCACGGCCGGCTCGCCATCGCCCAAGGGCCGCCGCTCCTGCTGGCGAGCTGCGCACCCCGCCGTGTTCCGGCTGCGCAACGAGGCCCCCAGCTCGCCGCTGCCCGACTGCCCCGACACGCCGCCGCATAAGACCTTCCGCAAGCTGCGGCTCTTCGACACGCCGCACACCCCCAAG AGCTTGCTTTCTAAAGCACAAAGAATTGGTTCCAGCTCAGTCAAACTTCGAAGGGGCTCTCTGTTTATGAATGTTGGGAAATCGGAGAAGCAAGAAGATTATATTAGACAAACACCTCGTGTGAACATTAATCCCTTCACTCCTGATTCCATGTTTCTTCACAAGTCTGAAGGAAAGTGTCGTAGGAGGAAGAGAACACACTGGAATGA CTTTAGTGGAGATGACATGGAAGCAAGTGATGGAGAGCCCGAGGATGAATTTATCAGACCTGCTAAG AGGATAACaataacagaaattaatatgAAGTCACGGTATGCAACTGAATTTCATGAGTTGGAGAAGATTGGATCTGGTGAATTTGGTTCTGTCTTTAAATGTGTGAAGAGGCTTGACGGCTGTATTTATGCGATAAAGCGATCCAAGAAACCCTTAGCTGGCTCAGTGGATGA GCAAAATGCTTTGAGAGAAGTCTATGCACATGCAGTTCTGGGACAGCATTCTCATGTAGTAAGATACTACTCTGCATGGGCAGAAGACGACCATATGCTTATACAGAATGAATATTGTAATG GTGGCAGTTTAGCCGATGCCATAAGTGAAAATTACAGGAATATGCGTTATTTTACTGAACGAGAACTGAAGGACCTGCTACTTCAGGTGGCTCGTGGCTTAAAGTACATTCATTCAATGTCGCTGGTACATATGGATATCAAACCTA gtaATATTTTCATATCGAGGACATCAGTCCCGAGTACAGCTTCAGAAGAAGGTGATGATGATGAATGGTCATCTGATAGAGTCATATTTAAAATAG gtGACCTTGGTCATGTAACTCGAGTATCTAGTCCACAAGTGGAGGAAGGTGATAGCCGTTTTCTTGCAAATGAAGTCCTACAAGAG aaCTACGCTCATTTGCCAAAAGCAGATATCTTTGCTCTTGCTCTGACTGttgtctgtgctgctggggctgaaCCACTTCCAACTAATGGGGACCAATGGCATGAAATTCGACAAGGAAAACTACCTAGGTTACCACAAGTGCTTTCTCAAGAATTGCTAGACTTGCTAAAA gttaTGATTAATCCTGATCCAGAGAAAAGGCCTTCAGCTGTGGCACTAGTCAAGCACTCAGTGCTTCTCTCCACTTCAAGAAAGAGCGCAGAGCAGCTCCTGATAGAACTGAAcgctgaaaaattaaaaaattcactCTTGCAGAA AGAGCTGAAGAAGGCACAGATGGCTAAGGCCGCAGCTGAGGAGCGAGCACTGCTTATGGGCAGAATGACAACTAGATCTACGAGACAAAATAGACCATCTCGACTCATTGGAAAGAAAACGAACCGCTCAGTTAGTCTTACTATATACTGA